A region of Coccinella septempunctata chromosome 5, icCocSept1.1, whole genome shotgun sequence DNA encodes the following proteins:
- the LOC123313331 gene encoding pre-rRNA 2'-O-ribose RNA methyltransferase FTSJ3, translating to MGKKAKIGKARKDKYYQLAKETGYRSRAAFKLIQLNRKFEFLQKSRVCIDLCAAPGGWMQVAKQNMPLSSIVIGIDLYPIKSIPGCISLVEDITTEKCKSALTKELQTWKADVVLHDGAPNVGKNWLHDAFQQACLTLSALKLSTQFLRKGGWFITKVFRSKDYNPLIWVLKQFFKKLHATKPQASRNESAEIFVVCQFYLAPDKIDARFMDPKYVFEELDIEPKNELSIFHPAKTKKSKPEGYPENDYTLYHRLRVADFIKHENGIDLLQSASEIVIDDPEVLNHKETTNEIKECCKDLKVLGRKEFKVLMSWWKRLHTEYIQKLKGENEDEDEPEDQSKEIEDVKSGSEDELEKIDQQILELKEEDHRELRRKRKKALKERKKLNDRLNLKMVIKGDSGPKEEEEGLFDLKQISSLMKMKKVMDQTPDVLAESDADSENEAQKSKYVRYSKDDSHISSSGTYYKDSDSELEMEDSEDDEDKVEDGLGFSDSEQSDSEHSSKTKKKVMFLEEKEHPLITDLDYRDKEQKKTQKAQMWFERDVFKNLIDEVDEDEDIERTISEYKRKGIKVIGEENDDDKEKDKGNSRKRKLEETQQKNGLENFSDESDDDDSTDSDSDYDIETAHKPVNNSKKDGFEIVSGGGAPLGKKKKYKLNEEEMALGTMMINSRKTKRDLIDAAWNRYAFNDENLPDWFVKDEEKYMKTAVPVPKEMVDDYKKRLEEINVRPIKKVIEAKARKKKRALRKLEKAKKKAEALIDSVDITDREKAKQVNQLMKKAKQSPKKEVTYVVAKKHMAAKRMRRPVGVKGHYKVVDARMKKDLRAQKNKLKTMGRSKKGKGGAKPKKTKKKERSS from the exons ATGGGTAAAAAAGCTAAAATTGGAAAAGCTCGTAAAGATAAATATTATCAGTTGGCTAAAGAAACCG GATACAGATCGAGAGCGGCTTTCAAATTGATACAATTGAatcgaaaattcgaatttctGCAGAAGTCGAGGGTATGCATAGATTTGTGTGCTGCTCCTGGAGGATGGATGCAAGTAGCAAAGCAAAATATGCCCTTATCGAGCATCGTTATAGGTATTGAtttgtatccaattaagagtatACCAGGATGTATAAGTCTTGTCGAAGATATTACCACTGAAAAATGTAAATCTGCGTTAACAAAGGAATTACAAACCTGGAAAGCTGATGTTGTTTTACACGATGGTGCCCCCAATGTGGGTAAAAATTGGCTCCATGATGCATTCCAACAGGCTTGTTTAACATTATCAGCATTGAAATTGTCAACCCAGTTCTTGAGAAAAGGAGGATGGTTCATTACAAAAGTATTCAGATCTAAGGATTATAACCCTCTAATTTGGGTTTTGAAACAGTTTTTCAAGAAATTACATGCTACTAAACCACAAGCATCTCGTAATGAGTCTGCCGAGATTTTTGTTGTCTGTCAATTTTATCTTGCTCCTGATAAAATTGATGCTAGGTTTATGGATCCCAAGTATGTGTTTGAAGAACTAGATATTGAACCTAAAAATGAACTCAGTATTTTTCATCCTgctaaaacaaaaaaaagtaaACCTGAAGGATATCCTGAAAACGATTACACGCTATATCATAGATTACGTGTAGCAGATTTTATTAAACATGAAAATGGTATAGATTTATTGCAATCTGCTTCTGAG ATTGTTATTGATGATCCTGAAGTATTGAATCATAAAGAAACAACTAATGAAATCAAAGAATGCTGCAAGGATCTCAAAGTTTTGGGTAGGAAAGAATTCAAGGTGCTCATGTCTTGGTGGAAAAGATTACATACcgaatatattcagaaattgaaGGGTGAGAATGAAGATGAAGATGAACCCGAGGACCAGTCGAAGGAGATAGAAGATGTTAAGAGCGGTAGTGAAGATGAATTAGAGAAAATTGATCAACAAATTCTAGAGCTGAAG GAAGAAGATCACAGAGAATTGAGAAGGAAAAGAAAGAAAGCACTTAAAgagcgaaaaaaattgaatgatcgTCTGAACTTGAAAATGGTTATCAAAGGAGATAGTGGtccaaaagaagaagaagaaggattATTTGATTTGAAACAAATCAGTAGTTTGATGAAGATGAAGAAAGTTATGGATCAGACTCCTGATGTTTTAGCAGAATCAGATGCGGACAGTGAAAACGAAGCACAAAAGTCAAAGTATGTTAGATATTCAAAAGATGACAGTCACATTTCAAGCTCAGGAACCTATTATAAAGATTCAGATTCCGAATTAGAAATGGAGGATAGTGAAGATGATGAAGATAAAGTTGAGGATGGCTTAG GTTTCAGCGACTCCGAACAGTCAGATTCTGAACATTCctccaaaacaaagaaaaaggtTATGTTTTTAGAGGAAAAAGAACACCCTCTGATAACAGATTTAGACTATCGTGATAAAGAACAGAAGAAAACCCAGAAAGCACAAATGTGGTTTGAAAGGGATGTTTTCAAAAATCTCATTGACGAAGTTGATGAAGATGAAGACATTGAAAGGACAATATCAGAGTATAAAAGAAAGGGTATTAAAGTGATTGGGGAAGAAAACGATGATGATAAAGAAAAGGACAAAGGAAATAGCAGGAAACGTAAGCTAGAAGAAACACAACAGAAGAATGGATTAGAAAATTTTTCCGATGAATCAGATGATGATGATTCTACTGATAGTGACTCAGATTATGACATTGAGACAGCACATAAACCagtgaataattcgaaaaaagaTGGTTTTGAAATTGTCAGTGGAGGAG GTGCACCTCTCGGCAAAAAAAAGAAATACAAGTTGAACGAAGAAGAGATGGCTCTAGGGACTATGATGATCAACAGTAGGAAGACAAAGAGAGACTTGATAGATGCTGCCTGGAATAGGTACGCTTTCAATGATGAGAATTTACCAGATTGGTTTGTCAAAGACgaagaaaaatatatgaaaacgGCTGTACCAGTACCTAAG GAAATGGTTGATGATTATAAGAAGAGATTGGAAGAAATTAACGTGAGGCCCATCAAGAAGGTTATTGAAGCTAAAGCTAGAAAGAAGAAGAGGGCTCTTAGAAAATTGGAGAAGGCGAAGAAAAAGGCTGAAGCTCTGATCGATAGTGTTGATATCACCGATCGTGAGAAGGCTAAACAAGTTAATCA ACtgatgaaaaaagcaaaacaaTCACCTAAGAAGGAAGTGACCTATGTCGTTGCCAAAAAACACATGGCTGCGAAGAGAATGAGAAGACCTGTAGGTGTCAAAGGGCATTACAAGGTGGTTGATGCGAGAATGAAGAAAGATTTGAGGGCccaaaagaataaacttaagaCCATGGGCCGATCGAAAAAGGGAAAAGGAGGTGCCAAGCCGAAAAAAACTAAGAAGAAAGAGAGAAGTTCTTAA